The DNA window ACATAAAAATTGTTCTTCTAATTCACGACTATAATCTGACTGATATTTAACACCGTTATATCTTTGTATTACTCCTGACTTTGATTGATATTCTTTTATATTAGACAATATCTTTATATGTTTATCTGCTTTATATAAACTGCTTGCAATCAAAGGTAAATGAGAATCATAAAATGAAATACTTTTAAGATCACAAGTAATATGTCTTAATACTAAATCAGATAACTCTAGTGCAGTAGCTGAAAGCATATCATTTTCAATATAACTGTTGCAGTCAATTATTATGTAATCAGCTAAGTGTCTCAATAAGATTAAGAAATCTACTGCTCTTTCTCTTTCATAATCTGCATAAGTAAAAACATTATCTCCTTGCTTATATGATAACAAAGCTATATACTCGTTTTTCTTTAAAGTAATACACTCTGCCATTATACTTTCTTGGGTTATTTGTGGAGCTGACAACACCTTTCCTAATGATTTGTCTCTCATGTCTATTTCTGGTAATACCGTCATTAATGCTGGTGCAACTATATCACCCATAACAACTATAACATTCTTTTTATTCTTGGAAAGTTCTCTTGCTATCTTAATTGATGTAGTTGTTTTACCGCTGTTAGGACTTCCCCAAACAGCTATTATTTGATTGTTAATCACTACCTACTCCCCCTTCTTTGTTATGCCTTTATTATTAATTAATAGATTTGAATTGGGATTATCTTCAATAAACTGCTCTTGTTCTTTTAAAAATTCATCTGTCTTTTCCTTATCACCTCTATAAACTAATGAAATATGAATTTTACCCTTTTGCTCTAAATCAGCTAATAGCTTGGATTGTTTTGAATTAACTAGAAAAGTTATTGTAGATGGTAACTCCTGTTCTTCTGAATCTGAGAATTTTTTATTCTCATCCAATGTTATGTCATTACCTTCTTTTGTTGTTACAGCTATTACTTGGACATATTGTAATTCAGGTAATATCAATGTTTCTCTAAATTCTCCATAATCTGAAGCAATTACTGAAACTATATCTCCTTCTTCCAATTTACCTGACAAGCCAGCTGCAAAGCTTTTTATTGTTACAGATATAGCTCTTTTGGTTCCATTAAAATTATAAAGATATTCATTATCTGTTAATGGAATATCTGATAGCTTAGTATTTAGAATGTAATCTCCTTTTAATAAATCAGCTGTAGCATATTTACCTACTATACTAGATTTATCTTTTATTACGTTATCAGGCAAATTATATCCTCCTATGGTTACAATCTTTATTTTATTATTTGTTATTATTTCTCCAGTTCTAATATCCTTGGATACTCTTACAATTTTTGTCTTAGCTCCAACTGCTTTATTAAAAAGTGGTGTTATGCCAAAACATATGACTAAGGATAAAAATATACATATTAATCCTAATACAGTTTTATTCTTTAACAGTTTCATTATTCTATTTCCTCCTAATGCTTGTACTATTAATGCTGCTGCTATATAATCTATATAGTATTTTATATAAATTATTTATTAAAGATATTGGAGTGATTTTATGAACAAATTAATAGAAGATACTCATTACTATAATAATAGTTATGAAATTATAAACGATATGGTTTCAATAGATAGAGTATATTGCTTAGACTTAAATAATTTTAGGGATAATAATTGGGATACTCTAGGTGAAATTTATAAGTCACTGCCTTCATACATTATCCATCAAGGGTTACCTTATTGGTTTGGTATTGATGAAAACAACATCTATCTCTGGGCTTCCTGTGAACCATCAGGGTTACAAATTGCAGGTTATCTACCATTAAAAGATTTTTTTTCTTGGGAAAATATATTCAATAAGGCTATTCTTAATTTACCATTTATATATTAATATATGATACAAAACTTCCTATAGACAGATATAATCCAAGAGGAAAGGATTCACTTTTATCCTTTCTTTTTAATTTATATAAAATACTATTAATCGCTACTGCAATAATAAGACTAATCATTCCTGCTATTAAACCATTTTTAACTTCTAACAAAAAACCTATTGCTGACATAAGTTTTATATCTCCACCACCTATACTATTAGGCTCTAAGAGTGCTGCTAATAAAAACGGTAAAGGAACTACTATAAATCCTAGCATTGATTGAAGTAGGTTTATATTAATTATGCTTAATAATAATATTACAATATGTACTGTATTTGGTATTGTTCTAGTTTTAAAATCCACAATACTTGTAAATATTAGTACCTCAGAAAACAAAAAACCTTTAATAATCATTAACTGATTATCAAAAGTTCTTATTAGAATAAACATTATTATTATGCTTAATATAACTGTCAATGGATACTTTTTTATCTTAAAATATTTTCCCAAAATTAGATTTAATAAAATTCCAGTAAAAATCGCAGTTATAATATAATAAATCAAATTATCATCACCTACCTTAAAATATATTTATTAGCAATTCTTCCACCATCTTCACGATACATTTTTCTTATGAAAATATATCCATTTCGCTCTAATCTATGTAAATTTTGTCTTACAGTTGTTTTAGCGATTTTTAGAATATTGCTGATTTTGCTAATACTAATCTGTGCTTCACCATTTTCGTCTGCTATTTCTTTTAAGAATGTATATATTAATTTCCCTGAAATTGCAGTATTTAGATATCCTGATATTTTATATTTATCCACTGGTTCATTATTCACTTTTTCCACTCCCATTCGTCTAAATATTTATAGTTATACACTTTCTGGCTTCTTGCAAATCTAATCATAAACCTTATTTGATCATATGCTGATATATTTGTAATATCTTTTGTAAACATCATTACTGCACCTGATATTGAGCATAAAATAAACACTACCGTAAAAGTAGTGTTATTTGTAATCATATATATTATTGTGTCTATACCACCTGCTATGAGAGTTACTATGATTGACTTAACTAGCTCAGATTTTCCAAAGCCTTCAAAAAGTTCTGTTCTTGTTTTAAGACCAAGAGGTATGTATAGAGATAGGTTTTGTCTCAAATTTATCACCTTCTTAAATAATTATTGTTCTTTCATATGTTCAGCTTGTTCTTTATAATATATTATCCATAATACCCTACAACAATATCTTTAATCTCCCATACACTCTCAGCAATAATATAAAACACCACTATATTCCTAGCCTTCTTCTTATATACCTCAGACTCCTGACCATTACTACCAATTTTTATAAAACAAAATATAACTCTTAATACTACTCCTACTCTAATTAATATTATAAAAGCATTTGCCATTTCTTTTAGTAAATCCATATATACCTCCCATTACTTTTTAAATGCTCCTTTTGCTATCTGAACTAACCTTATTCCTGAGTATGCTGTACCCATTGGATTACTTGCACCTCCTGATATAATTAAGAATTCTTGTAGGAATTTAGGTGTCTTAATTGCTAACATTAGAGCTGCTATCCCCCAAAACACATGAATATTAAGCATTAAGGCAACACCAAGTTTTGCTAAAACTATTTGAACAAGTACAGCTAATGTAGACTGAAAGAATTTCTGTATATAAGTTCTAAATACTCCACCATCTGAATCTATCAAACCACTACATGCTAAGGGTAATCCTATTCGTAGTATTAGAATTTCTAATCCTCTAATCAAAAACTGTATGTAAAGTAGGAAAAAGCATATAAAGAATATTAATGATACTAATGCTGTAAATAGACCTGCTGATGATATGCCAGCTATTACTGTAGTAAAATCTTCTTGCATACTTAACCCAATAATTTCTAGTACTTTATTAGTTAAATCTTCAATTATGGTAGCTAACCATGAGTATATTGTAGGAAATGATACTGCTATTGCAAGTGCTTTAGAAAATCCTGTAAGTAATGTTAATGGATCAATTTCTGCATCTCCATCTGTCCAAAGTATGTAAATATCAAACCCTTTCTTAAGAAATTTTAAAACTATTAATGATATCCCAAAATTAAAAAATATATCAAATATTTGCGTGAATCCATTAGAACCAAGAAGTGTATTCATATAAGTATCTGCATATAAAGCTATATCTATTAAACCATCTAAAATGGAATTTACATAAATTAAACATCCATTTAGGATAGCTACAATAAGGAGAACTAAAAGAGCTTCCACTTAATCGCCTCCTATTATCAAAAAAAATACCCATTGATTATATTTAATAATCAACAGGTACCTATTACAAATTTTATGTATTATTTATTAATTTATCTCTTTATCTCTATTTATTGCTCTTAATAAAAACAGGTTATTGTCCTTGCAAAACACTTTCATTTTGTTTTCCCTTATTAAGCTGATTCAAAAGTATATCCATACGTCTTTTTACTTCCATTGCACCTTTTTTATATACTGTTACACACACTAAATTTTCGTCTTTGTCGTACACAGCCCAGTAACTTCTATATTTTTTTACTTCCACTTGATTTTCCCCCTACCATAGCTTAAGTATATTTTTATTTATATAAAACATTATAGTTATCTTTTGTATTATCATTATTCTCTATTAGTAAACCTTTAGTCATCTTTAGAATTTCTAGTTTCTCTTCTTTATCAAGCTTTGACATACATTTTATTAATTCATTTATTATTTGCACATCCATGAAATCATCCCCTTTTTTATTTGTTACAAACATTTTATCATTCTAAATTATTTGTGTCAATACTTTATAGGGTTGTTTTTTATTATTGACAAACATTTAATGGTGCTATATACTATTTTTAATGGGAGGTGGTCTCTATTTCACGAATTAAAGAACTTAGAAACTTACTAAATCTTACTCAAGAATCTTTTTCTAAGAAAATTAATATTAGTCAATCAAATTTATCTAATATTGAAAATGGTACCATAATGTTAACTGATAGAGTTAAAAATACTATACTAAAAGAATTTAATGTCAATCCTAACTGGTTTGAAACAGGACAAGGTAATGTATTTAATGATATTACCGAAGAACTAATCAATAAACTATCCATAGAAAATTCTCTTGATGATATTGATAAAAACATAATATATAATTTCATTAATTTGAATGATAATAAACGCAAACAAGTTCTTGGCTACATGCATCGCCTCTTAGAAAAAAGTAGTTAATCTAAAATCATCATACAAATTCTATGTTATTTATGGGGGTGTTAATTATACAATCACGTATAAAAGAGCTTAGAAAATTTCTTAAACTAAATCAAGTGGAATTCGCCAAAAGAATTAATATGAGCAGATCTAACCTAGCTAATATCGAAAATGGTACTGTCATGTTAACAACCCGAGTCAAGAATACGATTCTTAAAGAATTCAATGTAAACGAAAATTGGTTTACTACTGGTGAAGGTGTTGTTTTTAATGACATTACTGATAATCTTATTGATGAGCTTGCTATACAAAATTCTCTTGACGAAATTGATAAACAAACAATTAGATACTTTCTTCAATTAACTGACAGTCAACGAAAACAAGTTCTTGGTTATATTCACCGATTGTTAGAAGAAAACTAGGTGTATTTATAGACTTGCAGATTTGCAAGCCTTTTTCTTATTAATAATACTTTTTGTTTTAGTTGAATCTTTTATCAAACATATTGATTTTATCTTAGCCCTTAAAATCAAACATATTTGTTATTTTATCAGTCAATGTGGGTAAAACGGTATCTTTAAATAGCATATATAAACCAGATAATAATAATCCACCTACTACAACACTTATTAAAATTTTCAAAGCACTATCTATAAATCCTTCTCCTTTATTGGATTTCATAATTTCTTTAACCCTATCCATTGTATTAATACCTTTAATATGTATTTTTATTAAATAATTTCTCATTATAAATTCCTCCGATTAATATATTTTTAATTTTGCTTTTTACTTTCTATACTATTTGTAATAACCTACTATTAGATTTATTAGTGCTGAACCAAGTACTGCACCTATACAAGAAACAATAGCTGTAGTAATACGATTATTCCATTTCTTAACATCCATTTCATCAGCAGCACTCCTTCTTATACAGAAATATATAATTAGTAACCCAGATATAATTGGAGCTAATATAATGAGTTTTATTGTAATGTCATTAATTAGCTTTTCTGTTCCTGTTACTAATTTGCTGTCTTTTACTTTCTGTGCATGAACAGGCATTGTACATGCAAAAAAAATATAAATAGTTGCTAATACACCTTTAATTATCTTTATATATTTTTCTTTTGCTTTTGATTTATTAATAGGTGACTCAAGCATTAACAAACCTCCTTTCTATGATTCCGCATCACTAACATTCAACGATTTAGCAATTCTTTGCTGACTTGCCTTTTAGGTTGTTCACATAAAACTTTGAAGTATAACCATATATTCCATAGATCAATTTCATTTGTCTTTTGAATCCTCTCCTTTCGCATCTTTTCTCTTTGTTCCCTAATTAATCTATTATGTTCTTTATCACCCAAACCAAATATTTTATTAAAACTCCATTTTGATAAATCAGGTGAATACATCATTACAGGATTATTTCTTGATATTACTAGAGAATATGGACGTTTAATAAGCCTTACTTCATCTGGTGTGAGTAAAGCTCTACTTGTTAGATTTAAACTATGTGAACTTGATGGAGTTGAATATTTACCATGTGATGCACTCAAAGTATATGTACTTACTGTATAGTTTCCTAATTTCTTTGATATTTCTTCCAGTGTTTCTAAGTCATCAGCTTGGAGGTATATCCAGTTCTCGCAATTGCTTTTAATCGTTTTGGCAACTTCTTTACCATACTTTTCATCAATCTGTGCAAAAGATTGTACAAATAAATTAAAACGAATACCTCTACCTCCACCAACTGTAAGTTTTGCTCCAAAATCAGCTATCTTGACAAAGTTTCCATACTCATCTAAAACAAAATTTACTCTTTTCTTTAGTCTGCCACCACGTTTATCTGCTTCATTCACTAATAATTCATAATGCTGTGAAACCAATAAACTTGCTAAACTATAATAGGTTGTTTTTTCATCAGGCAAAACTATAAACAGAGCAGTTTTTTCCTCTCCAAGTTTTTGAGGATCATAGTCACTTGTATATGTCATAGAATTAATTAATGGATTAGTAAATAATCGTAGAGTTGTTAGTGCAGCAGTGTAGAAACTCCCCCTGGTTTTATTAGGAGCAACCTCTGATATAGATAACAATCCTTTTGCAGGATGTGATTGTTTTAATGTTTTGATATATTCTAATAGAGGCATTTTCCCATTAATTGATTTACACATTTCACTTATAAAGTAATATACATTAGTCATATTTTGATATTTCTTGTTTAATCTACCTCTATTATCGTAAACAACAGCCATAATTGAGCTTGCTATAATACTTGCTTCACCGTCAGTCCATATTCTTTCCCCTTTGGCTTCACCTACTAATTGTGACGTTAAGTCCCATGTTTTATCTATAGCCTTTGGGATGTCATCTTCATCAACTGCATCTATAATAGGTTGCAAAAAATTATATCTAGTACTTTTCAATGGATTTTTAAAGTCTATTGTTATGACCTTATAACCCATCTTTCTTAAATAAGGAACTGTATAACCCATCAATTCCCCTTTGGGGTCCGAAATAACCATACTTTCTCCTGATAAAGCTAGAGTTCCAATGGTTTGTAATACTACTGCTCTGGTTTTTCCACTTCTTGTTGCTCCAATACAAAGAGTATGAACATCATCATCTATGTAATAGATTTTTTCATTACCTTTTAATTTGTCATATCCTAAAACTAAGCCCCCCCTCGGTATACATGCTTTTTCACATAGGGAATTTTCTTTGGCTTGAGCTCCTTTTGTCTGCACTTTATCGTTTTTTGATTTATATAACTTTTCTTTGTTCTTTTCTTGCTCATTCTTATCTTCCCTTTCTTTATTTTTTATATCATCACACCCATTTGTAATGAGTGTTTTAATATCTTTATCATTAGGATTTAATGCAAAGCTTTTAAAACCACTATCTTTGTTTTCTAACCACTTAGCTGAACCAAATTGGTTTTGTCCTGCTGGTACTGGTGTTTTTATATCTGGTGTTATTTCAATAAGCTCACTTTGATAAGGTTTGTTATTAGCTAAGTAATAAAATACTGCTATTATTAATACAAATCCC is part of the Vallitalea longa genome and encodes:
- a CDS encoding prepilin peptidase; its protein translation is MIYYIITAIFTGILLNLILGKYFKIKKYPLTVILSIIIMFILIRTFDNQLMIIKGFLFSEVLIFTSIVDFKTRTIPNTVHIVILLLSIININLLQSMLGFIVVPLPFLLAALLEPNSIGGGDIKLMSAIGFLLEVKNGLIAGMISLIIAVAINSILYKLKRKDKSESFPLGLYLSIGSFVSYINI
- a CDS encoding Mbov_0395 family pilin-like conjugal transfer protein; translated protein: MLESPINKSKAKEKYIKIIKGVLATIYIFFACTMPVHAQKVKDSKLVTGTEKLINDITIKLIILAPIISGLLIIYFCIRRSAADEMDVKKWNNRITTAIVSCIGAVLGSALINLIVGYYK
- a CDS encoding helix-turn-helix domain-containing protein, which translates into the protein MGVLIIQSRIKELRKFLKLNQVEFAKRINMSRSNLANIENGTVMLTTRVKNTILKEFNVNENWFTTGEGVVFNDITDNLIDELAIQNSLDEIDKQTIRYFLQLTDSQRKQVLGYIHRLLEEN
- a CDS encoding AAA family ATPase, producing the protein MINNQIIAVWGSPNSGKTTTSIKIARELSKNKKNVIVVMGDIVAPALMTVLPEIDMRDKSLGKVLSAPQITQESIMAECITLKKNEYIALLSYKQGDNVFTYADYERERAVDFLILLRHLADYIIIDCNSYIENDMLSATALELSDLVLRHITCDLKSISFYDSHLPLIASSLYKADKHIKILSNIKEYQSKSGVIQRYNGVKYQSDYSRELEEQFLCGELLKPLELKESISSKRVITDIADIILYGGKDKKEEKQSEINVDKIIPIKLHRKANINNKIKSITEKIKLPRLNKKRGYHE
- a CDS encoding helix-turn-helix domain-containing protein codes for the protein MNNEPVDKYKISGYLNTAISGKLIYTFLKEIADENGEAQISISKISNILKIAKTTVRQNLHRLERNGYIFIRKMYREDGGRIANKYILR
- a CDS encoding helix-turn-helix domain-containing protein; the encoded protein is MVSISRIKELRNLLNLTQESFSKKINISQSNLSNIENGTIMLTDRVKNTILKEFNVNPNWFETGQGNVFNDITEELINKLSIENSLDDIDKNIIYNFINLNDNKRKQVLGYMHRLLEKSS
- a CDS encoding mercury transporter, with translation MDLLKEMANAFIILIRVGVVLRVIFCFIKIGSNGQESEVYKKKARNIVVFYIIAESVWEIKDIVVGYYG
- a CDS encoding conjugal transfer protein TrbL family protein encodes the protein MEALLVLLIVAILNGCLIYVNSILDGLIDIALYADTYMNTLLGSNGFTQIFDIFFNFGISLIVLKFLKKGFDIYILWTDGDAEIDPLTLLTGFSKALAIAVSFPTIYSWLATIIEDLTNKVLEIIGLSMQEDFTTVIAGISSAGLFTALVSLIFFICFFLLYIQFLIRGLEILILRIGLPLACSGLIDSDGGVFRTYIQKFFQSTLAVLVQIVLAKLGVALMLNIHVFWGIAALMLAIKTPKFLQEFLIISGGASNPMGTAYSGIRLVQIAKGAFKK
- a CDS encoding DUF6133 family protein, whose translation is MRNYLIKIHIKGINTMDRVKEIMKSNKGEGFIDSALKILISVVVGGLLLSGLYMLFKDTVLPTLTDKITNMFDFKG
- a CDS encoding VirD4-like conjugal transfer protein, CD1115 family — translated: MECIRDITTDKKHLLLFLCLQGFVLIIAVFYYLANNKPYQSELIEITPDIKTPVPAGQNQFGSAKWLENKDSGFKSFALNPNDKDIKTLITNGCDDIKNKEREDKNEQEKNKEKLYKSKNDKVQTKGAQAKENSLCEKACIPRGGLVLGYDKLKGNEKIYYIDDDVHTLCIGATRSGKTRAVVLQTIGTLALSGESMVISDPKGELMGYTVPYLRKMGYKVITIDFKNPLKSTRYNFLQPIIDAVDEDDIPKAIDKTWDLTSQLVGEAKGERIWTDGEASIIASSIMAVVYDNRGRLNKKYQNMTNVYYFISEMCKSINGKMPLLEYIKTLKQSHPAKGLLSISEVAPNKTRGSFYTAALTTLRLFTNPLINSMTYTSDYDPQKLGEEKTALFIVLPDEKTTYYSLASLLVSQHYELLVNEADKRGGRLKKRVNFVLDEYGNFVKIADFGAKLTVGGGRGIRFNLFVQSFAQIDEKYGKEVAKTIKSNCENWIYLQADDLETLEEISKKLGNYTVSTYTLSASHGKYSTPSSSHSLNLTSRALLTPDEVRLIKRPYSLVISRNNPVMMYSPDLSKWSFNKIFGLGDKEHNRLIREQREKMRKERIQKTNEIDLWNIWLYFKVLCEQPKRQVSKELLNR
- the cpaB gene encoding Flp pilus assembly protein CpaB, with the protein product MKLLKNKTVLGLICIFLSLVICFGITPLFNKAVGAKTKIVRVSKDIRTGEIITNNKIKIVTIGGYNLPDNVIKDKSSIVGKYATADLLKGDYILNTKLSDIPLTDNEYLYNFNGTKRAISVTIKSFAAGLSGKLEEGDIVSVIASDYGEFRETLILPELQYVQVIAVTTKEGNDITLDENKKFSDSEEQELPSTITFLVNSKQSKLLADLEQKGKIHISLVYRGDKEKTDEFLKEQEQFIEDNPNSNLLINNKGITKKGE